DNA from Tripterygium wilfordii isolate XIE 37 chromosome 15, ASM1340144v1, whole genome shotgun sequence:
aagaaataatcaaaTTAAGCCCAATTCTTCACTTTTTTTATTAGACCTAAGATTGAAATGTTATATAGTTAAGCTGGGGGAAATgggtaattattaatttattataattcaCCTGGATTGTTTTAGCTGCCAAAAGTTGTTGCCCTGTTCCTCTATTTTAGGAAAAGCCCCAAGAGGTAGATACTGTCTGATACAGTTGAGTTAAAATTGTATTTGTGCTCATTTAGTGAAGTGAAGAAATGAGAACTGCTGTCTACAGGCTGATGTTGATGGTGATGGAGCTCTAAATTATGGAGAGTTTGTTGCAGTTTCAGTTCACCTAAAGAAGATGGGCAACGACGAGCATCTACATAaagcattttcattttttgaccAAAATGAGAGTGGTTACATAGAGATTGACGAGCTCCGAAATGCTTTGAATGATGAAACTGATACCTGTAGTGAGGAAGTTATCAATGCTATTATGCAGGATGTTGACACGGACAAGGTTAGTTTCATACTCTCATGCCTCACATTTTAGCTCTTAACAGTAACtgatatatatctttatatgtaTGATGTgattttatatacatagattttATTTGTGAATTCATGTGACTACCCCAAATTGTTTGGCATTAAGGCTTTGATGAACATTGGATAGCTTTTCAGACATTCTCTGTACAGTATCATAAATTTTACCCTTTCAATCTTTGAAACCCAAAAATAGCATTTCTTTGACTTCAACGTCAGGCCTCCCATTCCCTGGCCATTATGATTTGTGGCTCAACTGGCTAATCCTTTATGCATGACCAAAGCATCTTTGTTATATTCCCTTTCACGTTGGTGCAATTGGTGTACCCTTCTCTACATTTTCTTTTCTGGGTATCGCCAGTAAATTACTTTTAATGTGTTATATGTGATTGTATCATTACATCGTCACTGCTTCTTTGTCAAAAAGAATGCTGAAATCATCATTTTATTTACCGACGCTTGTTTCTTGATTAATGTGTGTTGTGTATCTTCACTTAGAAACATGGCCCGTTGTTCTAACACTCTTGTTAACACACATATCTTTTCTTTCTCCGAAGAAATCATCTCCAAACATTATCTTTTTCCAACACTTAGTTATTAATCCCCTGCAACATAACATCAAATTCTTTTGCATTTGATTTCCAAGTTGGAAGTTAATCATCCCTTCAATTTATCTTGCAGGATGGACGCATTAGTTATGAGGAGTTTGCTTCAATGATGAAGGCTGGTACAGACTGGAGGAAGGCATCTCGGCAATATTCACGCGAAAGATTCAACAGTCTGAGCCTGAAGTTGATGATGGACGGGTCATTAGAGGTAGCTACTTGAATGTAGGTGAACTTAACAGTATGAAAATgttggggggaaaaaaaagacttCTGTGGGTttgtgaattttcttttttttttgtcttgtttcCTAACGGGACCTCAGGGTCTGAAGAATTAGAGAGATGGTCTTGATGTCTTGAGAAATCAATTTCTAGATTTTGATTGTTATAGGTAGTTCCACTTCCAGAAGatgacaaagagaggaatttgtTACTATTATTTTGAGCAGCAATTTGTGGTTGTAAATATGTCTGTCATTCAGGCAGATGGCCTCATGAGAGAAACATTTGTCTAATTGTCATTCATTTGCTTTCATCATGTCCTGTCAAATGTTAATGACCCAAAAAAAGGCCACTTTCAGTTTCCCTTTCGGTTAATTTGGTCGTAATTACTGTAAGAATCTCTCAGAGTCAGAGGTATGGAGGATTTTTCTGGATTTGGTTTCTCATGCTTTTGTCGATCATGCCTTGGCATGCTCAAGGTGTGGGAGCTAAAGGAAATGAGAGTGCACCAAGTCAGACTCGATGTTGATAAGTGGGACTAATCATTATTGCCCTGGCATTGGCTTATTTATAACAAACGCTCATTTGGTAGTGACCAAGAATAATTTCCTGTGTTATTAGAATGGAAGTGTATAGAAAAGAACCCGTGGTTACAAGTTCAAAGAACAGCTTAAGGCAGAAACCTGATGAAGCTTAGTATTACTTACTATTTCACCAGGTATGAAATTATCTACAGTAAAAGAATTCAATAGAGCAATTAAAAACAGAACCCCAGCAAACACAATTCCCACAATCCAAAAGCATAGCAATTACCTGAAAGAGGTTTGATTTCATATCTCCTAgaaatcaccaactgtgagcaGTTTAGGGTTCAAATGCTCGAAACTTTGCCCTGTGTATTTGATTCTTAATTGCTACGAGTATATTAACATATCGAAATGTAAACAATACTATTGAACAATCAACTTTACAGAGATAAAAAGAAATCAGAAGTGTGTCACAATACTGAGATTGCACCAGAAAAATAAGAACTTTCCCACACCTCAATCCCCTCAACATCATCTCTACTAACAAACAACCTATCTCCACCACCTTCAATCTTCCTAATCAACCCTCTCTCTGAATCCTTCACCTTATCCACGAAGTTTCTTCTATAAACTCTCTCTAATTCACCATCCTTTCCATCCTCAACCCTTGACCAGACCTCTAAACTACCTTCTCTCCCCACAAAAACTTGACTCCTATAGCAATGCACCACACTATTGCCTCCCCCACTGCTCGTGTTTCTCATACTGGGGTTCTTCTCCGTCACATATACCCACGGATCATCACCTAATTTACGCAAATCCGCCATTGCCAGGTCTCCAGATTTCGAACAAATTTTAGACAGAACTGACTCTTCAATGTCGACGTCCACGTCAGCCAATGGGTCTCCAAACCTGCTGCTGCGTCCAGAACCTGGTTCGTTCGTCTCCCAAACCACAATCCCGGACCTTGGATCCCAGATACGTATGTAACCTGAATACCCGAATGCCCCGCACATCACCGCACTGCCTATCAGCATCCCCGTCTCCGGCATCCACGTCAGCTTCCCGGGGGCCATGTTCTTCGCTGAGCTACCGGACTGCCTGCCTAGTTCCGTTGCTATCTGGAGAGTTGAATTGTCAATCACAAGGATGCAATTCTCCCTATGTGAACACGCAAACGAGGCAAAGACCAGAGTAGGCGAATTGGCGATGGCAGTGACTTCGGCCTTGTAAATCCGCGGATCGGAGGGGTCGGTCCAGTGAAGTGAATCAATATGGCGCCCGCCGGAGAAGTCATAGAAGTGAAGACCAGCTTCGGAGTCCGATCCAATGGCAGCAACCTCCGGCCAGGCTCGACAAATTGAAATGATGTTATCGAGGTGAGTGCGAAAGGTGCCAGCGTGAGAAAGGTTCCAGTCATAGACCGATACTTGACCACCGTGGGCGATCCAAACGGAACCATCATCGATAGCGGTGAAGGCTGAAGAGATTCCTTCCGCGGCTGGGCGTATGGTGGCGACGATTGAGGCGTCAATACCGGAGAGTTGAGCCGGTGACATCGCTGAGCGGAGACGAGACTCGATGCCGTAATATAGGGCTTCGTCGTTGAGTTCTTGCTTGGAGAAGCGGCGGGCGGTGGAGGGGAGGCGGTTTGACCGGAGAAGCGAGAGAAGAACCGCGAAAATCTCAGGATCCCGGTCTATGAAAACCGGTTCGGACTCATGGCTTGGCCGGTTCGCGAGAGAGGCCAGTAGAGAGTCTGAACCACCGGATTCAAGCGTTGACACGGTGGTCTCGAAGAGAGTACCACCAACGTTAAGCATGATCCGGTCGTTCGTGGGATTCGCCGGGGCACTATTTGAATTTCCATTATCCATCATCGATGGCATGGCCTGTGGAACAGTTGAAGGAGAGTTACGTAACTTACGTTACCCTATTTGCTCTTTACCAAATGGGCCTCTTTTAGAAACCTCTACTTTTGTTGGTATTCAGTTTGGGCTTAAAATCAAACAAAGGCCCAGTTTGGTTCGGCCCTAATGTATGAGTCTGACTGGTTAGTTCGGTCATTATACCACGTCCTTTGCATCCACGTGGCACTACTTAAAACTCTCCCGCGCGTTTTCCCAGACTGACTTGGCCCCCTGCTTTGGCTGCGCTACACTTGATAAGTTGATATAGAGCACACAAAATGCTCAGTATGGTATTTGTCAGAATCAAAAATAGGGAACCCAAGTCTCACCAGGCTCCAACCTACATTCACTCTAGTGTGTCTTGCCTAGTACTCCTCTCATATATGTGATTCTGCAGTGAGCTCCATTTTGGGTTTCATTTTGCTTGTATGAGGTATGGAGTTATTCTAGACTTCGTTTCTTAAAGAATTTCTGAGGAAGGAGAGAACTTTGAGAGGTGGGTCTCTGCGATTGTCAAATTTGCTGAACTAGGCTTCCCATTTTTCGCCAGCATTTCAGGTTTGCCTGTTTTTGGTTGTTGTTTTGTGATTTCTTTTCATCCTCCTGTTGTTGTGGGCTATAAGTTTAGGATGAATGAATTTGACCCATGTTTGTTGTTCTTAATATCTAGCAATGcgtgtttttctcttttcaatcTAGGGTTAGATGTTTGTCGTGGGTTTTTACGTGGGATAGTTTGGATTCTAGGTTATCAGCTATCAGAGTTGTTTGCTCAtgggttttctttattttgggcATCTATTTTAAAGGCAACAGtttacttttgaaattgatcAATTTTCTTGCGTTCTTCTGTGTTTTCTTGCAAGTTCTCTCATCAGAAATTTCTAATTTCAGTTAATGGGTCTGGCTGTTCTTGTTATCGGCGTTTGCATAAATTCATTTGTTCATGGCTagatgaattttattttggaaacataaaacgggAAACCCACCACAAGCTGTCTTGTTGATCACTACAATACTAGTTACCGAATCTCGAATATTTCATgccaagaaatttttttttaaatggtggTTTCTACTGCTGGCATTGAGGAGGTGTGATGTGGTAATGTTGTAGCATAGTTATGTAGCTCATAGATGACAGCATTTTGTTTCCCGATAATCAGTCAGTTTCTTTCAGATTGTTTCTATGATCAATGACTTTGCGATAGGAAGCTGAAcgatgagagtcttttgatatttgcTTGAATGTTCTGGTTTTACTTATCCACTTCTTTACATCTTGGAGGATTCTTATTCAAAGGACTTTAGATCGATTCTCTGAACCATGAATGTCATGTGATTAAATGAGCAGAATTTGTTATGAAGAGTGATATATGCTCCAAGAATCAATGCATGCTTTGTCTTTTCGTCATACTTTTTGACGGGAGCCTGGAAATTGAAatcatacctttttttttatggcacaaaGAATTGAATCATACTCATTAGTTATCAAATCCCTGACATATTTGTATCATGCGCCATCTCTTAATTAGCACTACTTTTGCTTTTCCAGGAAGCTTCATTGCAATGCtcaaaagaaagcttcttttttttttcttcttactcCTGCCCTGCTGAAAATCGGGACATCATTCGTCTCCTATGAACATATGGATTGGGGGATGAATCTTGTGACATCAACCTCTTATTTATTTTAGCAACTCTGGTTTGGTCATTAAGTATTTGCTATTGAGCACCTTCCTGGCATTCCTTTTGGAGTGCTGGCTCCATTGCTGTAGTAAGGTTTGTTCTTCGCTGGAGACTGACAGAGACTTGTTAGGTTAAACTGATTTATTAAGAACACATGTAGTTGAAGTGTTGAACATTTATCAATGCCAGTTCCGACATTTTTTATGGTACTAGGAACTCCAGTAGCTACAAGATGTTGGTATGAGGTTATTATGCTCTGAAACTCGTTTTCAGGAGGCTTAGGTTTCCTAGTTAGTGCATGAGTTTGCATCATGAACCCCTTGCAACACTGAATTAAACGACTTGGGTTGTGGTCTTCCTGGAATCTATTATAGATTCTGGTTTAGAAGctttgtgtgttatttttaaGGTAACATTTTGTACATTCAGCGGATAATCTAACAGTACTCGAAGTTCTTGAACTTTTGGGATTTCCAGATCAAGCATTTTGTTTTATCGGGATGGATAATAGTATTCCAGTTGAGAAGGCAGAGAAGAAGACATCACAATTGGCTGCCCAGAGTGGAACCAGAGGCAAAAGCAAACTCGGAGACATTGATATGGATGATAGCATATATCAGAAGAAAATGCAGCCTTGGCTATCCAGGAAACTGAGGAAGCAAGGAACTATATTGTACAAAACTGTGAGTGCATAATTCAATTTGCTATAACATTTATGCTTCAAcgtttttttgttttaagttaGGTAGTTACAGTCTGGTTTATTGATGGCATACAGCATCCATACGCGTTTAATCTCTCTTAAGCTATGAATGTCCTGGCCATATAAAAGGGCATATGATTATGCAAATCACAGTGCAATCTGTAATTAGTGTAATTAGTTCtccatttgttgaatctgaatctAACATGGATTCTTCCTTCTGGTTTTGCAGATAAAATACATTATATAAGCAATTAAGCACTTGAAGCCATTTTTTGAGGACCAAGAAGACTGCATTACATCCAAAGTTCTTCTATCTATGGCAtcacatcatcatcaccaaagCCTCTTTTGTGGCTTCAATGTTTAGAAAAAGCACACTGCATGATGATATGCTGTTGTTCCAGCATGCATTTTCTGTGTGCTGGCAGGCAGAAGAAAAAGCGAGAAAATCTGCCTTTAATTACAAAATTCAAGAACTTGCATGAAACTTATAATTCGCTCAAGTAATTATAATACGTCACACTGCATCACAAGCCAATGATTGACTGCACTTCCTTACCTACCGTAGACCCTTGAGcgtataagagcatccacagcagctcttcttaacagattctctaaaatacagtaaaatgagtcattttacagttttacagAATCACAATTCAACAACACTCCACAGCAACTCATCTAAACCATCTtctataacttaaaatattcatttcttcattcacttttaaaatattttatgtttaatttttatcgATTACATTATAcagtaataaatttttttttgacaatatcattttttaaaataaaataatatattaaatatatatttttcaatttattgcaaattacaaaaaaaaattttgagcacaaactaaattaaagaaaaataataatataatataaagaaaaaaaaactattaatatatatatatatgtattacaCTTAATTATCAAATAGATTTGTTTATTTGTACACAAATAAATTGCACTTAAATGATAAACTTTGACCAAATTGGTCTCTATCCATCATCCGATAGAGACAAAAGTTATGTCAAATAATATCAATTTAGAAAATTCACGGTACAGGTGGAAGTGGATGCCTTGGTCCActcaatattttaatattaaagtGTGATATAGTGGTGCTACAGTGGTCCGCTACCTCTAGCTGACCACTATAGCGGAACGTTATTTTGCCGGATGTTTACCGGATTCGTTGGGGgtattttttctcattttttgggCTTTCATCCTGTAAAATAGGATGCAGGAGTAATTTACAAGAGCTGCTGGAGATGCTCTAACCTTATACTCTCGAAAATTTTCATTGCCCTTTTATATCCTGTCTCTCTGATTTGACCCGCCACTCAACACaatacaaaaaacatgaaatcacttgaaaaaaaaatagttttatcaaaaaattaaaaaaaaatacacggTACGGGcttgctttttttctttttttctttttttctttctattttctattttagaaaatattttttttcttttttgcattaattttagaaaatattttcaagTGATCGAGGAAGGAGGGACCATTGCATTGTCGAATGAATCTTttctaaaatagaaaataggAAAAGCAGTTATGGTTTGAGCCTGtgttttcaaatcaaaacataatttATGTttcttagaaaataaaaatgaaaatcataaACAGAAAACAAAGATACTACAAGAGACGGCGACTCGTGTCAGGCACGTGACGGTCCCTAACACTACACGAATCTACGAGATAAACAATTTGTACtgtattaaataaaaaagagaacttTATGGACGGAGAGTCGTCTCCAGCTTTACTGCTTCAGCTTCGCTTCTTCATTACCAACCAATAGTCGAGCAGCCACATCCTCTCTGGTTTCTGTCTCGCTACATTTTGTTCACTGTTAAAACCCTAGCTTAGGGttcttttgtttcaattttgattttgaagggTTGTTGTTTCGGTGATGAAGGCGACTTCGTTTGGGGCTGTGAACGCGGTGGTGTCCAACGATCCGAAGAGTCGGATTCAGACCTTTGATGGCTTGCAAGCTTCGAAATCTTTAGCTCTGACTCGGAACTTGCGAGTTCTTCATAGTCTTCGTGCTCGCCCTTCTGTT
Protein-coding regions in this window:
- the LOC120016002 gene encoding protein ENDOPLASMIC RETICULUM-ARRESTED PEN3-like, encoding MPSMMDNGNSNSAPANPTNDRIMLNVGGTLFETTVSTLESGGSDSLLASLANRPSHESEPVFIDRDPEIFAVLLSLLRSNRLPSTARRFSKQELNDEALYYGIESRLRSAMSPAQLSGIDASIVATIRPAAEGISSAFTAIDDGSVWIAHGGQVSVYDWNLSHAGTFRTHLDNIISICRAWPEVAAIGSDSEAGLHFYDFSGGRHIDSLHWTDPSDPRIYKAEVTAIANSPTLVFASFACSHRENCILVIDNSTLQIATELGRQSGSSAKNMAPGKLTWMPETGMLIGSAVMCGAFGYSGYIRIWDPRSGIVVWETNEPGSGRSSRFGDPLADVDVDIEESVLSKICSKSGDLAMADLRKLGDDPWVYVTEKNPSMRNTSSGGGNSVVHCYRSQVFVGREGSLEVWSRVEDGKDGELERVYRRNFVDKVKDSERGLIRKIEGGGDRLFVSRDDVEGIEVWESSYFSGAISVL